TACCAGTTTAAACAAAGTCCCTGTCTCTTCTTTAATCCCTATCCAAACCACCCTTGGATTTCCTTTTTCAGGAAAAAACCCAAGTTTATCTATGGATAAAACAAAACTTTGATGTTGGGTAGCCACCTTTTCTACAGACTCAACCAATCTTTCCAAAAGGTTAGCCCCAATTTCACCGAAAAAAACTAAGGTAAGATGAAAATTTTCCAGTTCTACCCATTTAGTCCTAAGACCCTCTGGTTGTGTAACTTTTTCTAAATCAGCAAGACCTTTCTTCAACTCCAAGGGCAAATCTATACCTAAGAAAACTCTCATCATATAGGATAAGCCTCCTTAACATATCTAAAGTGGTATAACTACTCATCAACTGAACCTCTCTTCTTTCTAAACCATAAAACCCAAATCTAAAAGCCTTTACCTTGTTTTGATAAGCAAGTCCTATGTAGACTGTTCCCACCGGGTTTTCAGGAGTACCTCCTCCAGGGCCTGCATAACCTGTAATTCCGATAGCAAAGTCTACCTTTACCTGTCTTCTTACTCCCTCTGCCATATCTAAAGCCACCTGATAACTCACCACCCCAAACTGTTCTATATGCTCCTTTTTTACCCCAAGTAGTTCCATTTTGCTCTCAGGACTATAAGTCACCCAACCTCTTTCAAAATAGTTAGAACTCCCTGCAACTGAGGTTAAAAGAGAAGCCAACATCCCTCCTGTACAGGATTCGGCAACCGCTACCTTTTTTCCTCGTTCTATCAAAAGGTCCCCAACC
Above is a genomic segment from Thermodesulfobacterium commune DSM 2178 containing:
- the thpR gene encoding RNA 2',3'-cyclic phosphodiesterase, encoding MMRVFLGIDLPLELKKGLADLEKVTQPEGLRTKWVELENFHLTLVFFGEIGANLLERLVESVEKVATQHQSFVLSIDKLGFFPEKGNPRVVWIGIKEETGTLFKLVEDLHKAFKKFKLGLDQRFHPHITLFRIKEIKDKSAFEDYFKNLYKEAERLEGIRFPVRKIDFFESKLTPKGPVYKIFKEVGLKV